The DNA sequence caatcacccgacctaaacccaactgagatggtttgggatgaatcggaacgcggagtgaaggaaaagcagccaacaagtgctcagcgtctgtgggaacaccttcaagactgttgaaaaagcattccaggtgaagctggttgagagagtgccaagagtttgcaaagctgtcatgaagtcatcaagggtggctactttgaaaaatctcaaatgtaaaaaatatattttatagtgctcataaaatatattttgatttgtttaacatttcttttgttactacatgattccatgtgttatttaatagttagaaaatagaaaacagtcaaaataaagaaaaacccttgaatgagtagatgtgtccaaactttagactggtactgtatgtgttgtaaaacTGTTCAGCGTgtggatctttttttttttttttcatgattattttacctttatttaaccgggcaagtcagttaagaacaaattcttattttcaatgacggcctaggaacagtgggttaactggtctcggaacagtgggttaactggtctcggaacagtgggttaactggtctaggaacagtgggttaactggtctaggaacagtgggttaactggtctaggaacagtgggttaactggtctaggaacagtgggttaactggtctaggaacagtgggttaactggtctaggaacagtgggttaactggtctaggaacagtgggttaactggtctaggaacagtgggttaactggtctaggaacagtgggttaactgcctgttcaggggctgaactttcggttactagtccaacgctctaaccactaggctaccctgccgcctctacactctaaccactagactacctgcctcatctacactctaaccactaggctacctgcctcctctacactctaaccactaggctaccctgccgcctgtacactctaaccactaggctacctgccgcctctacactctaaccactaggctacctacctcctctacactctaaccactagtctaccctgcctcctctacactctaaccactcggctaccctgtcgcctctacagtctaaccactaggctaccctgccgcctctacactctaaccactagactaccctgccgcctctacactctaaccactaggctaccctgccgcctctacactctaaccactaggctaccctgccgcctctacactctaaccactaggctaccctgccgcctctacactctaaccactaggctaccctgccgcctctacactctaaccactaggctaccctgccgcctctacactctaaccactaggctaccctgcctcctctacactctaaccacaaggctaccctgcctcctctacactctaaccactaggctaccctgccacctctacactctaaccactaggctaccctgccgcctctacactctaaccactaggctaccctgccacctttacactctaaccactaggctacctacctcctctacactctaaccactaggctacctacctcctctacactctaaccactaggctaccctgcctcctctacactctaaccactaggctaccctgtcgcctctacagtctaaccactaggctaccctgccgcctctacactctaaccactagactaccctgccgcctctacactctaaccactaggctaccctgccgcctctacactctaaccactaggctaccctgccgcctctacactctaaccactaggctaccctgccgcctctacactctaaccactaggctaccctgccgcctctacactctaaccactaggctaccctgcctcctctacactctaaccacaaggctaccctgcctcctctacactctaaccactaggctaccctgccacctctacactctaaccactaggctaccctgccgcctctacactctaaccactaggctaccctgccacctttacactctaaccactaggctacctacctcctctacactctaaccactaggctacctacctcctctacactctaaccactaggctaccctgcctcctctacactctaaccactaggctaccctgcctcctctacactctaaccactaggctaccctgccacctttacactctaaccactaggctacctacctcctctacactctaaccactaggctacctacctcctctacactctaaccactagactacctaactcctctacactctaaccactaggctaccctacctcctctacactctaaccaatagactacctacctcctctacactctaaccactaggctacctacctcctctacactctaaccactaggctacctgcctcctctacactctaaccactaggctacctacctcctctacactctaaccactaggctaccctgcctcctctacactctaaccactaggctaccctgcctcctctacactctaaccactaggctaccctgcctcctctacactctaaccactaggctacctacctcctctacactctaaccactaggctaccctacctcctctacactctaaccactagactacctacctcctctacactctaaccactagactacctacctcctctacactctaaccactagactacctacctcctctacactctaaccactaggctacctacctcctctacactctaaccactagactacctacctcctctacactctaaccactaggctacctacctcctctacactctaaccactagactacctacctcctctacactctaaccactaggctacctacctcctctacactctaaccactaggctacctacctcctctacactctaaccactaggctacctgcctcctctacactctaaccactaggctacctacctcctctacactctaaccactaggctaccctgcctcctctacactctaaccactagtctaccctgcctcctctacactctaaccactaggctacctacctcctctacactctaaccactaggctacctacctcctctacactctaaccactaggctacctacctcctctacactctaaccactaggctaccctacctcctctacactctaaccactaggctacctgccacctctacactctaaccactaggctacccacctcctctacactctaaccactaggctacctacctcctctacactctaaccactaggctcccctacctcctctacactctaaccactagactacctacctcctctacactctaaccactaggctacctacctcctctacactctaaccactaggctcccctacctcctctacactctaaccactagactacctacctcctctacactctaaccactaggctacctacctacctctacgctctaaccactaggctaccctgcctcctctacactctaaccactaggctacctacctcctctacactctaaccactaggctacctacctcctctacgctctaaccactaggctacctacctcctctacactctaaccactaggctacctacctcctctacactctaaccactaggctacctacctcctctacactctaaccactaggctacctgcctcctctacactctaaccactaggctacctacctcctctacactctaaccactaggctaccctgcctcctctacactctaaccactagtctaccctgcctcctctacactctaaccactaggctacctacctcctctacactctaaccactaggctacctacctcctctacactctaaccactaggctacctacctcctctacactctaaccactaggctaccctacctcctctacactctaaccactaggctacctgccacctctacactctaaccactaggctacctacctcctctacactctaaccactaggctacctacctcctctacactctaaccactaggctcccctacctcctctacactctaaccactagactacctacctcctctacactctaaccactaggctacctacctcctctacactctaaccactaggctccctacctcctctacactctaaccactagactacctacctcctctacactctaaccactaggctacctacctacctctacgctctaaccactaggctaccctgcctcctctacactctaaccactaggctacctacctcctctacactctaaccactaggctacctacctcctctacgctctaaccactaggctacctacctcctctacactctaaccactagtctaccctacctcctctacactctaaccactaggctacctacctcctctacactctaaccactaggctaccctgcctcctctacactctaaccactaggctaccctgcctcctctacactctaaccactaggctaccctgccacctttacactctaaccactaggctacctacctcctctacactctaaccactaggctacctacctcctctacactctaaccactaggctacctacctcctctacactctaaccactaggctaccctgcctcctctacactctaaccactaggctaccctgcctcctctacactctaaccactaggctaccctgcctcctctacactctaaccactaggctaccctgcctcctctacactctaaccactagtctacctgcctcctctacactctaaccactaggctacctacctcctctacactctaaccactaggctacctacctcctctacactctaaccactagtctaccctgcctcctctacactctaaccactaggctacctacctcctctacactctaaccactagactacctgcctcctctacactctaaccattaggctacctacctcctctacactctaaccactagactacctgcctcctctacactctaaccactaggctacctgcctcctctacactctaaccactaggctacctacctcctccacactctaaccactaggctaccctaccgcctctacactctaaccactaggctacctacctcctctacactctaaccactaggctacctacctcctctacactctaaccactaggctaccctgcctcctctacactctaaccactaggctacctacctcctctacactctaaccactaggctaccctgcctcctctacactctaaccactaggctaccctacctcctctacactctaaccactaggctacctacctcctctacactctaaccactaggctacctacctcctctacactctaaccactaggctacctacagtGCATATGGAAAGTATTCATGTTTAATAGTTTCAAcgaggccagagaatcttgtttctcatggtcagagactcctttaggtgcctttatggggtattgtggatCACTTATCATGGATGTGTTATCCCCTGGTGGAGGTGTTATCCCCTGGTGGAGGTGTTATCCCCTGGTGGATGTGTTATCCCCCTGGTGGAGGTGTTATCCCCTGGTGGAGGTGTTATCCCCTGGTGGATGTGTTATCCCCCTGGTGGAGGTGTTATCCCCTGGTGGAGGTGTTATCCCCTGGTGGAGGTGTTATCCCTGGTGGAGGTGTTATCCCCTGGTGGAGGTGTTATCCCCTGGTGGAGGTGTTATCCCCTGGTGGAGGTGTTATCCCCTGGTGGAGGTGTTATCCCCTGGTGGAGGTGTTATCCCCTGGTGGAGGTGTTATCCCCTGGTGGAGGTGTTATCCCCTGGCCAGTGTCTTGGTGGAGGTGTTATCCCCTGGTGGATGTGTTATCCCCCTGGTGGAGGTGTTATCCCCTGGTGGAGGTGTTATCCCCTGGTGGAGGTGTTATCCCCTGGTGGATGTGTTATCCCCTGGTGGAGGTGTTATCCCCTGGTGGAGGTGTTATCCCCTGGCCAGTGTCTTGGTGGAGGTGTTATCCCCTGGTGGAGGTGTTATCCCCTGGTGGAGGTGTTATCCCCTGGTGGAGGTGTTATCCCCTGGTGGAGGTGTTATCCCCTGGTGGAGGTGTTATCCCCTGGTGGAGGTGTTATCCCCTGGTGGAGGTGTTATCCCCTGGTGGAGGTGTTATCCCCCTGGTGGAGGTGTTATCCCCTGGCCAGTGTCTTGGTGGAGGTGTTATCCCCTGGTGGATGTGTTATCCCCCTGGTGGATGTGTTATCCCCTGGTGGATGTGTTATCCCATGACCAGTGTCTTGATGGATGTGTTATCCCCTGGCCAGTGATCAACCTCTTGGGGAGTGAGATAATTGACAATAATTACAAGAGATCAGCAAGGAGAAGCTTTGTAACGTTTCTATTGGTCAGTCTGTCCCTCATGTATAGCAGAGCAGCACATAGCTAATCAGATTAGTGTTTGAGGTAGCTTTGTCTtcggttaggtctctcctctctgcctcatcTTATAACATATCTTTCTctctattactctctctctctctctatctctctgtctctctctctctgtgtgtctctctctctctctctgttgctctctctctctatctctctgtctctctctctctatctctctgtctctctctctctctctctctctctctctgtctctctctctctgtgtgtctcgctctctctctctgtctgtctctctctctccagaggaatACGTTGCCAACTCGAAGCTGCTGGAGCGGGAGAGTGTAGCTGCCAGGGTGCCCCAGTCTGCTGAGCCCAGCATCGTGTGGAGTCGTGTATCtgtggcagggacagatacaggtCCTACCCCCATCACAGCCTCAACACCGGCCCACTTCCCCTCCACCAAGCTGGTGATAAAGCAGGGAGGAGCGGGGGCGTCTGCCTCCTGGTCCAGCTCCCCAGCTCCTGTAGCCAGgtcggggtcaggggtcagacagACAGTTGACACCCAGAGTCACAGCTCCTCCTTCAGCCACGGTCCTCCGCCTCCTTCCTCGTCCAGCTCCTCCTACCGCTCCttctcctccaactcctcctaCCGCCCCTCCTCTCGTccagctgatgatgatgatgatgattctcTCCCTCAGAGGACCAGTAAACCTCCCATGAAGACTTACGCCGCCCGCCCACGCATCGGCTTGAAGCTCAAGATCAAACAGGAAGCGGGGTTTAGTAAGGTGGTACACAACACCGCCCTCGACACACCATCCACACCCCAGCCTCAAGCCCAACCACACCCCACCACCCAGCCACAATCAGCACTGACGCACCCAAAAGCCCGAGCCGTAGCAGCACTAGCCACGCCTCCTTCTATAACTACTGTCATTAGGACTCCACCCCCTACCTGTAATGCCACTTCCTCGGCAACGGTCTCCATAGAAACCACACAGGCGACCCCCAGCCCCATCCAGAGAGTCacagcccccccacccccctcctcctatcaccctTGGTCTTCATCATCAACGACAACACCATCCTCATCCTCTTTCACTGCTCAGATTAACGGAACGTTAGAACATCACAATGTGGGTGGAGTCGAGCGTAACCCCGCCTCCACGGTCACTCCTCCTCAGACCACTTGCCGCCTACCGCTAAGGAAGACTTACCGGGAGAACATCAGCCCGCGCGTCCGACCGGGCGTaccgggaggaggaggagacagtgtCCCGTACCCCcgtccctccccctcaccccccaaatctcccctcccaccctcctcaccctctgcCCTCTCGGAGCGGACAGTGATCGCCAACGTGaaattggagaagagaggaggcagCTCCAGGGAGGTGGTCTCCCACGCCCACACAGAGCCCAGCCGAGAGGCCCCGAGGCTGGggaactccacctcctcctcccctggctTAGGTCTGGAGGTGTTGTACCGCGGCATCAAAAACACAAACACCCACCCTCACCTCTCAGACAGAACCAGAGACGGTGAGcagggggacagaggggcggaCAGAGGGGCGGACAGAGGGGGGGACATGGGGAGGTGTAAAAGGGTGAGCAGTAAAAACCATCAGAGGTCAGGGAGTGGAACTTTCAGAATGGACCAGCATGCACCTGGGCCCCCGTCCACACCGACAGATGCTTCCTGTTACAGAGACTCATCACTTCCTGCTAAGCGCTGTAAGTCGGACTCCCCTGACATGGACAACGCCTCCTTCTCCTCCGGTTCCCCGCCACACGATGAGTCTCTTAACGAGCACCTGCAGTGTGCTATCGACTCCATCCTCAACCTGCAGGGCCAGGTCCAGGGGCCCCCGCCGCGCGGGTCTAAAGGGGGCCCCGCCAGGCCACAGCGCGCCATGGGCACCCAGTcctcctcaaacacacacagaccctcctcctcttcctcatcctcctcctcttctcaggTTGGAGGCAGAGGACGCAATGGCGGCCTGGTGCCACAGACTCAAggcagataacacacacacacacacacacacacgggacagtagagactgaagaggaggagaggcggaCAGAGACGTCTCGCTGTGTTTTAATGAACTGTTTGTCCATTTAAATGTTGTCTACTTTACAACATGACCCAATGCTCACAGTCCCTCCATGGATGAGtggatgatgtctctctctctcctctctctctctccctctctctccctctctccctctctctctctctctgcctctctctctctccctctctctctctctctctctctctctctgtgtaaaaaGGTATCGTGTTTTACTCTGGaagtctcctctgctctctctcaacCACGCTCAATCATTCATTAGATTAATTAGTCTTGAGGTTTTTCATTCACACGCTGTATTCCATTACATTCCTTAGGTCgtcatggtctgtctgtctgtcggtctgtgtctgtctgtctgtctcctggtgaAGAAATAACACCGTGGTCATGTTCACTAGGTGAAACGGGTGAAAAAGATTCTGAAACTACACAAACTAGTCCAATAAGAACACCGATTTTGTTTTTCTGTTGCAAACGGTTTTACTACGGTGTGCCCTACTGAGGGGACGCTCCCTACAGCCTGCGGTCACTAGGTAACCCACACCAGGAAGAGAGAGGTCTGGTTTAGAACGCCCTACAGCCTGCTGTCACTAGGTAACCCACACCAGGAAGAGAGAGGTCTGGTTTAGAACGCCCTACAGCCTGCTGTCACTAGGTAACCCACACCAGGAAGAGAGAGGTCTGGTTTAGAACGCCCTACAGCCTGCTGTCACTAGGTAACCCACACCAGGAAGAGAGAGGTCTGGTTTAGAACACCCTACAGCCTGCTGTCACTAGGTAACCCACACCAGGAAGAGAGAGGTCTGGTTTAGAACACCCTACAGCCTGCTgtcactaggtaacacacaccagGAAGAGAGAGGTCTGGTTTAGAACGCCCTACAGCCTGCTGTCACTAGGTAACCCACACCAGGAAGAGAGAGGTCTGGTTTAACCATATCATCACATACAGATCCATGTGTCTTCTTTCCATATCGGGATTTCTATCAGCATCACAAATAGAGTTTCTGGTTCAGCCTGTTGTCCATGTGTCCCCCAGGTCAactgtcctcttctcctgttgtccATGTGTCCCCCAGGTCAactgtcctcttctcctgttgtccATGTGTCCCCCAGGTCAactgtcctcttctcctgttgtccATGTGTCCCCCAGGTCAactgtcctcttctcctgttgtccATGTGTCCCCCAGGTCAactgtcctcttctcctgttgtccATGTGTCCCCCAGGTCAACTGTCTTCTTCTCCTGTTGTCCATGTGTCCCCCAGGTCAACTGTC is a window from the Oncorhynchus tshawytscha isolate Ot180627B linkage group LG14, Otsh_v2.0, whole genome shotgun sequence genome containing:
- the LOC121839305 gene encoding uncharacterized protein LOC121839305, with the translated sequence MCYPLVEVLSPGGGVIPWWMCYPPGGGVIPWWRCYPLVEVLSLVEVLSPGGGVIPWWRCYPLVEVLSPGGGVIPWWRCYPLVEVLSPGGGVIPWPVSWWRCYPLVDVLSPWWRCYPLVEVLSPGGGVIPWWMCYPLVEVLSPGGGVIPWPVSWWRCYPLVEVLSPGGGVIPWWRCYPLVEVLSPGGGVIPWWRCYPLVEVLSPGGGVIPLVEVLSPGQCLGGGVIPWWMCYPPGGCVIPWWMCYPMTSVLMDVLSPGQ